One Deltaproteobacteria bacterium genomic region harbors:
- a CDS encoding NfeD family protein, which yields MAAYLVWFIIGLVFIVLEITMPNFVFIFFGVGAWAASAVAFSDTLGLEFQIVTFILASVLGLVSLRRLGLKAFTGRAKDTEDDGLDASPVGSKCLVTKPIAPDMPGSVKFRGSFWRAVAQESIEAGAMVVVEKIESNQEGTVYHVRPVTRG from the coding sequence ATGGCCGCCTACCTCGTGTGGTTTATCATCGGCTTGGTGTTCATCGTTCTGGAAATCACCATGCCCAATTTCGTATTCATCTTCTTCGGAGTCGGAGCCTGGGCAGCTTCGGCCGTCGCCTTTTCGGACACCCTCGGCCTCGAGTTTCAGATCGTGACATTCATCCTGGCTTCAGTCCTTGGGCTCGTTTCTCTCCGACGCCTGGGTCTGAAGGCCTTCACCGGCCGAGCGAAGGACACGGAGGATGACGGACTGGATGCCAGTCCCGTGGGGAGCAAATGCCTGGTCACCAAGCCGATCGCCCCGGACATGCCCGGATCCGTCAAATTCAGGGGTTCCTTCTGGCGAGCCGTGGCCCAAGAGTCCATCGAAGCCGGAGCCATGGTCGTGGTTGAAAAAATAGAATCCAACCAAGAAGGGACCGTCTACCACGTCCGGCCCGTGACTAGAGGCTGA
- a CDS encoding paraslipin: MLAQLFASDSLVVVLLLAGLVIFVLYRYTVVVPQRSEFIVERLGKYRTTLGAGFHILFPFLDRVSYKRSLKEEVLDVVSQTCITRDNVTVEVDGVIYLQIVDSKLSAYGIEDYKLAANQLAQTSLRSAIGKIDLDKTFEERESINMAVVDAVDEAAQTWGVKVLRYEIKDITPPQSVMDAMEQQMKAEREKRAEIARSEGDKQARINRAEGLRQEAIAISEGEKQKRINEAEGRAREIELVAQATARSIALVAQAMTRDNGMGAANLRVAEQYLNEFGKLAKEGNSLIIPSNLSDVASMVASVTRVIGHEGSVSGSGQNMDFSLAEER; encoded by the coding sequence ATGCTTGCTCAGTTGTTCGCCAGCGACTCCCTCGTCGTGGTCCTTCTTTTGGCCGGTCTGGTCATTTTCGTTCTCTACCGGTACACTGTCGTTGTCCCCCAACGTTCCGAATTCATTGTCGAACGTCTCGGAAAATATCGAACCACATTGGGGGCCGGTTTTCATATCCTTTTTCCCTTTCTCGATCGAGTAAGCTATAAACGCTCCCTGAAAGAGGAGGTCCTGGACGTGGTTTCCCAGACATGCATCACCAGGGACAACGTCACGGTTGAAGTCGATGGTGTCATTTATTTGCAAATAGTCGACAGCAAACTCTCCGCCTATGGCATCGAGGACTACAAGCTGGCCGCAAACCAACTGGCCCAGACATCCCTTCGTTCGGCCATCGGCAAGATCGACCTGGACAAAACATTCGAGGAACGGGAAAGCATCAACATGGCCGTTGTCGATGCCGTGGACGAAGCCGCCCAGACCTGGGGGGTCAAGGTGCTCCGCTACGAAATCAAGGATATCACCCCGCCCCAAAGCGTCATGGACGCCATGGAACAACAGATGAAGGCCGAGCGGGAAAAACGGGCCGAGATCGCCCGCTCAGAAGGTGACAAGCAGGCCCGCATCAACCGGGCCGAAGGCCTTCGCCAGGAGGCCATTGCCATATCCGAAGGCGAAAAGCAGAAACGAATCAACGAGGCCGAGGGAAGGGCCCGCGAAATCGAACTCGTGGCCCAGGCCACGGCGCGGAGCATCGCACTGGTTGCTCAGGCCATGACCAGGGACAACGGCATGGGCGCGGCCAATCTCCGCGTCGCCGAACAATATCTGAATGAATTCGGAAAACTGGCTAAAGAAGGAAACTCCCTGATCATCCCCTCGAATCTGTCGGATGTGGCCTCCATGGTCGCTTCGGTCACCCGGGTCATCGGACACGAGGGGTCCGTGTCAGGTTCGGGCCAGAATATGGATTTTTCCCTGGCCGAAGAACGCTGA
- the rnc gene encoding ribonuclease III has translation MKLGYKFGDQSLVLQALTHSSYANEQGMESNERMEFLGDAVLELAVSVKIYDLFSDMREGDMTRLRASLVNEKALAERARSMNLGRHVLLGKGEELQGGKDRDSILSDALEALLGGIYLDAGFDRAMDCIDRILGPIWPTSPDLDRPKDDKSRLQELTQSLHKAKPTYILKETMGPDHCASYLVEVRLPDGSFAEARSSTVRKAEQLAARKAIHKLLNQGDQRP, from the coding sequence ATGAAGCTCGGCTATAAATTCGGCGACCAGTCCCTGGTGCTCCAGGCCTTGACCCACAGCTCGTATGCCAACGAGCAAGGCATGGAAAGCAACGAACGGATGGAATTCCTAGGAGACGCGGTCCTGGAGTTGGCCGTTTCGGTGAAGATATATGACCTCTTCTCGGATATGCGGGAGGGGGACATGACCAGACTCAGGGCATCCCTGGTCAATGAAAAGGCCTTGGCCGAACGGGCCAGATCCATGAATCTCGGACGACACGTCCTGCTCGGGAAGGGCGAGGAATTACAGGGGGGGAAGGACAGAGACTCCATCTTGAGCGACGCCCTGGAGGCTCTGCTCGGGGGGATATACCTCGACGCCGGATTCGACCGGGCCATGGATTGCATCGACCGGATTCTAGGCCCGATCTGGCCGACATCCCCAGATCTGGATCGTCCCAAAGACGACAAGTCCCGATTACAGGAACTTACCCAGTCCCTGCACAAGGCAAAGCCGACGTATATCCTCAAGGAAACCATGGGGCCGGACCATTGTGCGAGCTATCTGGTCGAGGTCCGTCTGCCGGATGGATCCTTTGCCGAGGCTCGGTCCTCGACGGTTCGCAAAGCCGAGCAACTGGCAGCCCGCAAGGCAATTCACAAGCTGCTGAACCAAGGCGATCAAAGGCCTTGA
- a CDS encoding flagellin, giving the protein MSLVINHNLMAMNATRNLSNAYNSLGVSTRRLSSGLRIGTAADDAAGLAIRELMRADIASMNQGIRNANDAISMIQTADGALGVIDEKLIRMKELATQAATGTYTSAQRLIIDSEYQAMASEITRIAMATDFNGIKLLDGTLSGAHEGTGLQSSGDLKIHFGAGNDSAEDYYYIRIGAATASALGVGFGARGGTTLAENAGRSISTQALAQNALDALNAAITSKDNIRANLGAMQNRLANTITNLSIQAENLQAAESRISDVDVAAEMTEFVRNQILTQAAVAMLSQANSLPRMAMQLIQGG; this is encoded by the coding sequence ATGTCTTTAGTCATCAACCATAATCTCATGGCAATGAATGCCACCCGGAATCTGTCCAATGCGTACAACAGTCTGGGTGTGTCAACCAGGCGACTGTCTTCGGGGCTCCGGATCGGCACGGCGGCCGACGATGCCGCCGGATTGGCGATCCGCGAGCTCATGCGGGCGGACATCGCTTCAATGAACCAGGGCATCAGAAACGCCAACGATGCCATCTCGATGATCCAGACGGCCGACGGGGCCTTGGGGGTCATTGATGAGAAACTCATCCGGATGAAGGAGCTGGCGACCCAGGCGGCCACGGGCACCTACACGTCGGCCCAGCGACTGATCATCGACTCCGAGTACCAAGCCATGGCCTCGGAAATCACCCGAATCGCCATGGCTACTGATTTCAACGGCATCAAGCTCTTGGACGGAACATTATCGGGCGCGCATGAAGGTACGGGATTGCAGTCGAGTGGTGATTTGAAGATCCATTTCGGAGCAGGCAACGACAGCGCTGAAGACTACTATTACATCCGAATCGGCGCGGCCACGGCTTCGGCGTTGGGAGTCGGTTTTGGCGCCCGAGGAGGTACTACCCTCGCTGAAAACGCCGGTCGTTCCATCTCCACACAGGCCCTGGCCCAGAACGCGCTGGATGCCCTAAACGCAGCCATCACTTCTAAGGACAATATCCGCGCCAATCTCGGTGCCATGCAGAACAGGTTGGCCAACACCATCACCAATCTGAGCATCCAGGCCGAGAATCTCCAGGCCGCTGAATCCCGGATCTCCGACGTGGATGTCGCTGCAGAAATGACCGAGTTCGTCCGGAATCAGATTCTGACCCAGGCCGCCGTGGCCATGCTTTCACAGGCCAACTCGCTGCCCAGGATGGCCATGCAGCTCATTCAGGGCGGGTAG
- a CDS encoding flagellar protein FlaG, protein MTIKEVRSMIIQPLLQQNDGGAERLAAEARHRVEESIGRDQEMAQREQKNTVQNFQQREDDELLDRDTARTLASAMESYASAMGSQLKFNLDDKRNVLQVEVIDPATDKVIRKIPPDELVDLASSLEKATGIMMNRMF, encoded by the coding sequence ATGACCATCAAGGAGGTAAGAAGCATGATCATCCAACCACTCCTGCAGCAAAACGACGGGGGAGCGGAACGACTGGCAGCCGAAGCACGGCACCGTGTTGAGGAATCCATCGGTCGTGACCAGGAAATGGCTCAACGCGAGCAAAAAAACACCGTCCAGAATTTCCAGCAACGCGAAGACGACGAGCTTCTCGATCGGGACACAGCCCGAACCTTGGCCTCGGCCATGGAAAGCTACGCCTCGGCCATGGGCTCCCAGCTCAAGTTCAATCTCGACGACAAGCGAAATGTTCTCCAGGTCGAGGTGATCGATCCGGCCACCGACAAGGTCATCCGAAAAATTCCTCCGGACGAACTTGTCGATCTGGCTTCTTCTCTGGAAAAAGCCACTGGGATCATGATGAATCGAATGTTTTGA
- a CDS encoding flagellar hook protein FlgE, whose amino-acid sequence MGLSAALYSGTTGLKAHGEAMSVIGNNIANVSTLGFKGSRMHFMDALSQSITTAAGGGQVGRGVMVGTVMADFAQGSLETTTEATDLAIGGKGFFMVSPKGYETNYYTRAGNFRFDKDGYLVDPNGYVLQGWEVQRENISAAATTASTSSATVGVKTIGVPTDIRLENFQSPPQATTNVSMIVNVDSRAEDKSTSETDPFFALYSNWDATVDPPLGDAQYAYQSTIKVYDENGTSHNLTVYFDPVNHEDVIDAAGGKKYVEYMVTVPPNEDHREFVIDAGGDNERMRGVLMIGTLTFNTAGEIEGMTGFTINADGPDGGPYTFPADPSDLAEWTPANFSQNGYPICTANFTGAANASSTSYPGGATANPPADPKNIEINFGLRNKNLEEDPVNPIGPGWTSNSGATGGDPATYGTDPDNLMTVRDPEISALSSTTYSTGSTTLYQSQDGYGAGFLQSVSVDRDGVLVGRYSNGQVLELYALTLADFNNQYALYREGNNLFSETRSSGPPLTGLAGTAGKGSIASNSLEQSNVDLATEFVNMITTQKGFEANSKTITTTDQMLSILIQLKR is encoded by the coding sequence ATGGGTTTGTCAGCAGCTCTTTACTCGGGCACCACCGGACTCAAGGCCCATGGCGAGGCCATGTCGGTCATCGGTAACAACATCGCCAACGTCAGCACCCTAGGCTTCAAGGGTTCTAGGATGCATTTCATGGACGCCTTGAGTCAGTCCATCACCACGGCGGCAGGGGGCGGACAGGTAGGGCGGGGCGTCATGGTCGGCACGGTCATGGCCGATTTCGCCCAGGGCTCCCTGGAAACCACCACCGAGGCCACGGATTTGGCCATCGGTGGCAAGGGATTCTTCATGGTCTCCCCCAAGGGGTATGAGACGAATTATTACACTCGGGCCGGGAATTTTCGGTTCGACAAGGATGGCTATCTGGTCGATCCCAATGGCTACGTGCTTCAGGGCTGGGAAGTGCAGCGGGAAAACATCTCCGCTGCGGCCACGACGGCGTCGACCAGTTCGGCCACGGTCGGGGTCAAGACCATCGGTGTACCAACCGACATCCGATTGGAAAATTTTCAGTCTCCGCCTCAGGCGACCACGAACGTCAGCATGATTGTGAACGTCGATTCCAGGGCGGAAGACAAGTCGACCAGCGAAACGGACCCGTTCTTCGCCTTGTATAGCAATTGGGACGCTACTGTGGACCCGCCATTAGGCGACGCTCAATATGCCTACCAAAGCACGATCAAGGTATATGACGAGAACGGAACTTCGCACAATCTTACCGTGTATTTCGATCCGGTCAACCACGAGGACGTTATCGATGCGGCCGGAGGCAAGAAGTATGTGGAGTACATGGTCACGGTTCCGCCTAACGAAGATCATCGGGAATTCGTTATAGACGCAGGGGGAGATAACGAGAGGATGCGCGGTGTGTTGATGATCGGGACCCTGACCTTCAACACGGCCGGCGAGATCGAGGGCATGACCGGTTTCACGATTAATGCGGACGGTCCGGATGGCGGTCCGTATACTTTTCCCGCCGACCCAAGTGATTTGGCTGAGTGGACTCCTGCCAATTTTTCCCAGAACGGTTACCCCATCTGCACGGCCAACTTCACTGGAGCCGCAAATGCCAGCTCGACTTCCTACCCGGGAGGCGCCACCGCAAATCCTCCTGCAGATCCCAAGAATATTGAAATCAATTTTGGATTGCGCAACAAGAACTTAGAAGAAGATCCCGTTAATCCCATTGGCCCTGGATGGACGAGCAACTCGGGTGCCACAGGCGGTGATCCTGCGACATATGGAACTGACCCGGACAATTTGATGACCGTAAGAGATCCGGAAATCAGCGCCCTGTCGAGCACAACGTATAGTACGGGATCAACCACCCTGTACCAGTCTCAGGACGGGTATGGTGCGGGATTTTTGCAGAGCGTTTCCGTGGACCGGGACGGGGTGCTCGTTGGTAGGTATTCCAACGGTCAAGTCTTGGAACTCTACGCCTTGACCCTGGCAGATTTCAACAATCAGTACGCATTGTACCGGGAAGGAAACAACCTGTTCTCGGAAACCCGGTCTTCCGGACCGCCGTTGACTGGTTTGGCTGGAACGGCCGGCAAGGGGAGCATCGCTTCCAACTCCCTTGAGCAGTCCAACGTCGATCTGGCCACGGAGTTCGTGAACATGATCACGACACAGAAGGGGTTCGAGGCCAACAGCAAAACCATTACCACCACGGACCAGATGCTGTCCATTCTCATACAACTCAAGAGATAA
- a CDS encoding flagellar hook assembly protein FlgD — MITNVIGTYEQEQALDQKKTGDRSELGKEAFLQLLVTQLRHQDPLNPMDDKEFTAQLAQFSSLEQLTQIAKGIDGLQENSSRQEMLGAVSFIGKTVTAEGNQVSKVDGKAGPIYYSFDDVAAKMYINVYDADGNIIYSANAMSKQPGSYEFTWDGSNYMGGSAPDGVYYVYIAAEGVNGQPVLVNSEVAGVVAGVENVGGQIYLRLQDGRYLDFMQVTQVVDSGQQAQESEV; from the coding sequence ATGATCACGAACGTCATCGGGACTTACGAGCAGGAACAGGCCCTTGACCAGAAGAAGACCGGAGACCGGTCAGAACTGGGCAAGGAGGCCTTTCTCCAGCTTCTGGTCACCCAGCTTCGGCACCAGGATCCCCTGAATCCCATGGACGACAAGGAATTCACGGCCCAACTGGCCCAGTTTTCCAGCCTCGAACAGTTGACCCAGATCGCCAAGGGCATCGACGGCCTTCAGGAAAATTCAAGCAGGCAGGAAATGCTCGGAGCGGTGAGCTTCATCGGCAAGACCGTGACCGCCGAAGGTAATCAGGTCAGCAAGGTCGACGGCAAGGCTGGCCCGATCTATTACTCCTTCGACGACGTGGCGGCCAAGATGTACATCAACGTTTACGACGCTGACGGAAACATCATCTATTCGGCCAACGCCATGTCCAAGCAGCCAGGATCCTACGAGTTCACCTGGGACGGCAGCAACTACATGGGTGGCTCAGCCCCGGACGGTGTGTACTACGTTTATATCGCGGCTGAAGGAGTCAACGGGCAGCCCGTCCTGGTCAATTCCGAGGTCGCCGGGGTGGTGGCCGGAGTGGAGAATGTGGGCGGTCAGATCTATCTTCGATTGCAGGACGGGCGGTATCTCGACTTCATGCAGGTTACTCAAGTGGTGGATTCGGGCCAGCAGGCCCAAGAATCCGAAGTATAA
- a CDS encoding flagellar hook-length control protein FliK, whose translation MQFFPLFSSGTESNSNVSPGTSSSLPESANELFESFFGRFLFDSQGGQPLFETGKESFDLISQPSDSRSVSEPWTDYSDAGKVSDCSWWEGTPQEMVIEYSPTSAQHEPDAHEQLSSDWSTDTTEAARGRETVGDDSDNHGRSRDDGYGPDAASGGVEARADESPQYSGGYPDDDQGQNDPLSEGDVGHVAEGLSGEAERTSLEDAAGQERNEFDSRDTFEQIADGRAEPLLPEDRDKETTSIRLEEWQALMSFLKGLAGGNTEVHGLVERMKRAIQTSGQAKAGSESVPPWRQEGFGALSAQKQASLVLGWVSLSKETRVDLTSVGQVGPEAKKALSLLARQGEHVQIDESRVGNRDNQRLLGDSRNDGARSKFRQVVGKDLKGMSKGASAEVGSMSMNRQESADADKAIEIQMDRSSLKNQLFNGQERRQGGFKGEGMNSEEGKEDAHFVDTIRTRTLKDGTAADQIRNTRTNSARNDAVAGGERNVETVGTEAIGKDTTRFSSAVKADTELREGLSNRVTAAGKFSEGQRPGADQFGFRQDAKAKDSHGEAASNDRAAGSFFRAAAKTGELSGQITQTMADVKADAGTEAGQKTRSMAQSASKPSSNEILAQLEKGVFRDLGQGKRQLVLRLQPEDLGTIRVVLQVKGKEIQAVMHTSNTDTATALSDQMQALRQNLEQQGLRVSRLDVQSEANHHDSAGEWTGAQGHNELQEEVARQARKMRWQGLFQRGGQDVVREMQSPGMAESFSSDGLDIFA comes from the coding sequence ATGCAGTTTTTTCCCCTTTTTTCGTCCGGCACCGAGTCAAACTCCAATGTCAGCCCGGGAACGTCTTCATCCCTTCCGGAAAGCGCCAATGAGCTTTTCGAGTCGTTTTTTGGCCGGTTTCTGTTCGATAGCCAAGGTGGGCAACCCCTGTTCGAGACCGGCAAGGAGTCGTTCGACCTTATCTCTCAGCCGAGCGACAGTCGGTCGGTTTCCGAACCATGGACCGATTATTCGGATGCCGGCAAAGTTTCCGATTGTTCATGGTGGGAAGGAACTCCGCAAGAAATGGTGATCGAGTATTCCCCAACCTCGGCGCAGCATGAACCGGACGCGCATGAACAGTTATCTTCGGATTGGTCGACGGATACGACCGAAGCGGCCCGGGGCCGTGAAACAGTCGGGGACGACTCAGACAATCACGGCCGATCTCGTGACGACGGGTATGGGCCTGATGCCGCGAGCGGCGGGGTGGAAGCCCGGGCCGACGAGAGTCCTCAATACTCCGGCGGCTATCCCGACGACGATCAGGGCCAGAATGATCCGCTGTCCGAGGGTGATGTCGGGCATGTTGCCGAAGGCTTGTCGGGAGAAGCGGAGCGAACTTCTCTCGAGGACGCGGCTGGGCAGGAAAGAAATGAGTTCGATTCGAGAGATACTTTCGAACAGATCGCCGATGGGCGTGCTGAGCCCCTCTTGCCGGAGGATCGTGACAAAGAAACAACGAGTATCCGGCTGGAGGAGTGGCAGGCCCTCATGTCTTTTTTGAAGGGCTTGGCAGGAGGAAATACTGAGGTCCACGGACTCGTTGAGCGAATGAAGCGGGCCATACAGACATCGGGACAAGCCAAGGCCGGTTCCGAATCGGTTCCTCCCTGGCGACAGGAAGGCTTCGGGGCGTTGTCTGCTCAAAAGCAAGCGAGTCTGGTCCTCGGCTGGGTTTCTCTTTCGAAAGAAACGAGAGTCGATTTGACCTCGGTGGGCCAAGTTGGTCCAGAGGCCAAGAAGGCTTTGTCTCTGTTGGCACGTCAAGGTGAGCATGTCCAAATTGATGAGAGTCGTGTCGGAAACAGGGACAATCAAAGATTGCTTGGGGATAGCCGAAACGACGGTGCCCGATCTAAATTCCGGCAAGTTGTGGGCAAAGATTTGAAAGGAATGAGCAAAGGGGCCTCGGCGGAAGTCGGATCAATGAGCATGAATCGTCAGGAGTCGGCAGATGCCGACAAGGCCATCGAGATTCAAATGGATCGGTCTTCCTTGAAAAACCAACTTTTCAATGGGCAAGAGAGAAGGCAAGGCGGCTTCAAAGGCGAGGGCATGAATTCGGAAGAAGGAAAAGAGGACGCTCACTTTGTGGACACCATCCGAACACGGACACTTAAGGATGGAACTGCCGCAGATCAAATTCGGAATACCCGCACAAATTCGGCCAGGAACGATGCCGTGGCAGGTGGAGAGCGCAATGTCGAAACAGTTGGTACTGAGGCCATTGGCAAAGATACCACACGTTTCAGCAGTGCCGTCAAGGCCGACACCGAGTTGCGGGAAGGTCTGTCGAATCGGGTGACGGCCGCAGGAAAATTTTCTGAAGGACAACGTCCGGGTGCCGATCAGTTCGGGTTTCGACAGGACGCCAAGGCCAAGGACAGTCACGGCGAGGCGGCTTCGAACGACAGGGCCGCAGGCAGTTTTTTCCGAGCGGCTGCCAAGACTGGAGAGCTGAGCGGTCAAATCACGCAGACCATGGCGGACGTCAAGGCTGATGCCGGAACAGAGGCCGGGCAGAAGACCAGATCCATGGCTCAGTCAGCTTCCAAGCCGAGTTCGAACGAGATTCTGGCTCAATTGGAGAAGGGTGTCTTCAGGGATCTGGGCCAGGGCAAGAGACAGCTCGTGCTTCGATTGCAGCCCGAGGACCTGGGAACCATTCGGGTGGTTCTTCAGGTCAAGGGCAAGGAGATTCAGGCGGTCATGCACACCTCGAACACCGATACGGCCACGGCCTTGAGCGATCAGATGCAGGCCCTGCGTCAGAATCTGGAGCAACAGGGGCTCAGGGTTTCGCGGCTGGACGTTCAATCCGAGGCCAATCATCACGATTCTGCCGGAGAATGGACGGGCGCCCAGGGCCACAATGAACTGCAGGAGGAGGTGGCCAGGCAGGCCCGGAAGATGCGTTGGCAGGGACTCTTTCAGAGAGGCGGCCAGGATGTGGTCCGGGAGATGCAAAGTCCAGGCATGGCGGAAAGTTTTTCCTCCGATGGGTTGGACATCTTTGCGTGA
- a CDS encoding glycosyltransferase family 9 protein, with translation MAKPILVIQMHRMGDMVMAFPLFDWLARAWPGHPVWVAAQPPVSMALQGIGPKVRHVLPSDPALKTQTFLFCLNLSSREEAAALAGGVRAEALFGPFRTPDGRLYIRGDWNLYRSSLTDNSRHNRFHWSELYGLDLVPDLVRGHVWPTPVCRTGIPARIGLFPGASTAAKTPGVDFWISLAQRLLSQGHAPVLLGGKVESSVGRAISRALPAKVMNLCGQTDLAGLMRVFASLNLLIAPDTGPMHLASWAGLPVLNLSIGPVYPWDTGPFRPGSWIVRSGSSCTGCWSCRQNRVFCADAVTATKISSLASRVLRKEIVRMEVSTLRVWSVRRDADGLYDLASVGRKARPEARECVSTFWKAFFWSVFGPGSGQEAKAKWLLLRQTFPDLALALARSRVRLALVLGRQAKSSLSFGPLSFWRSFPPGIRPLTSYVQHVLDNGDHGREALKTCLFLIDALPFDL, from the coding sequence GTGGCCAAGCCGATCCTCGTCATACAGATGCATCGGATGGGCGATATGGTCATGGCCTTCCCCCTGTTCGACTGGCTGGCTCGGGCCTGGCCCGGGCATCCGGTCTGGGTGGCGGCCCAGCCCCCTGTTTCCATGGCCCTCCAGGGCATCGGGCCGAAGGTCCGTCATGTTTTGCCGTCCGATCCGGCCCTGAAGACCCAGACCTTCCTGTTTTGTCTGAATCTTTCCTCCAGAGAGGAAGCAGCGGCCCTAGCTGGAGGAGTTCGCGCTGAGGCGCTCTTCGGCCCTTTTCGGACGCCGGACGGACGACTGTACATCAGGGGCGACTGGAACCTGTACCGATCCAGCCTGACGGACAACAGCCGCCACAACAGATTCCACTGGTCTGAGCTGTACGGATTGGATCTTGTGCCGGATCTGGTTCGGGGTCACGTCTGGCCGACGCCAGTGTGCAGGACCGGAATCCCGGCCAGAATCGGCCTTTTCCCAGGCGCGAGCACTGCGGCCAAAACTCCAGGGGTGGATTTCTGGATTTCCCTCGCCCAGCGGCTTCTGAGCCAGGGGCACGCCCCGGTTCTGCTTGGTGGAAAGGTCGAGAGTTCGGTAGGGCGGGCCATCAGTCGTGCCCTGCCTGCCAAGGTCATGAACCTTTGCGGCCAGACCGATTTGGCCGGACTGATGCGTGTCTTCGCGAGCCTCAACCTGTTGATCGCCCCGGATACTGGTCCCATGCATCTGGCCTCATGGGCCGGCCTCCCGGTTCTGAATTTGTCTATAGGGCCAGTGTATCCCTGGGACACCGGACCATTTCGGCCCGGAAGCTGGATCGTCAGGTCCGGATCGAGTTGTACAGGGTGCTGGTCGTGTCGGCAAAATAGGGTTTTTTGCGCCGACGCGGTCACGGCAACCAAGATATCGTCCTTGGCCAGCCGCGTTCTCAGAAAGGAAATCGTCAGAATGGAGGTTTCGACCCTCCGGGTCTGGTCTGTGCGACGGGATGCGGACGGGCTCTACGATTTGGCTTCGGTCGGGAGAAAGGCTCGACCGGAGGCCAGGGAGTGCGTGAGTACTTTCTGGAAGGCATTTTTCTGGTCGGTTTTCGGACCCGGCTCTGGCCAGGAAGCGAAGGCCAAATGGCTCCTCCTGCGGCAAACATTTCCCGATTTGGCCCTGGCCCTGGCCCGGTCCCGAGTCCGTCTCGCCTTGGTCCTTGGTCGTCAGGCTAAATCATCATTATCTTTTGGCCCCCTTTCTTTCTGGCGTTCGTTCCCCCCCGGAATCCGGCCTTTGACCAGCTATGTCCAGCATGTGCTCGATAACGGAGACCATGGTCGGGAAGCCCTGAAGACCTGCCTTTTCCTGATCGACGCACTTCCCTTTGACCTCTGA
- a CDS encoding flagellar motor protein MotB: MTARSGQVRCKKQEDRMCEEGLPPWMATFADMVSLLLTFFVLLLSFANMDIQKFQDMMGSVRDAFGVQVKRPPTSHVAFSPSLYERQDVALDRESKAILDLTLQIKALVSNDQEIKNGIEISPDDQGVLMRVESGLMFPPQSAVLEPNASLVLNAVIGILKEHNFDLVVRGHTDDQYIASSVYPSNWELSSSRAAAAVRYLVDKGGISPSRLKAIGYAGTRPLVPNVSETNRDMNRRVEFYYHQPQFEKW; this comes from the coding sequence ATGACCGCCAGGTCCGGGCAGGTGCGTTGCAAAAAACAGGAAGATCGCATGTGCGAAGAGGGTCTGCCTCCCTGGATGGCCACCTTCGCCGACATGGTCTCTCTGCTCTTGACCTTTTTCGTTCTCCTTTTGTCGTTCGCGAACATGGACATTCAGAAGTTCCAGGACATGATGGGTTCGGTCCGGGATGCGTTTGGTGTTCAGGTCAAACGACCTCCGACCAGTCACGTGGCCTTTTCCCCTTCCCTTTACGAACGCCAGGACGTTGCCCTTGACAGGGAGAGCAAGGCGATCCTGGATCTAACGCTCCAGATTAAGGCCCTGGTCAGCAACGACCAGGAAATCAAGAACGGCATAGAGATTTCTCCTGACGACCAAGGCGTGTTGATGCGGGTCGAAAGCGGGCTGATGTTTCCTCCCCAATCCGCCGTCCTCGAACCCAATGCATCTCTGGTCTTGAATGCGGTGATCGGCATTCTCAAGGAGCACAATTTCGATCTTGTGGTCAGAGGGCATACGGACGACCAGTACATCGCGTCGAGCGTCTACCCCTCTAATTGGGAATTGTCCTCGTCCCGGGCCGCGGCGGCGGTTCGGTATCTGGTGGACAAGGGGGGGATTTCCCCCTCGCGGCTCAAGGCCATCGGCTATGCCGGGACACGGCCTCTGGTGCCGAACGTCTCTGAGACCAACCGGGATATGAACCGCCGGGTGGAGTTCTACTACCATCAGCCCCAGTTCGAGAAATGGTGA